The following proteins come from a genomic window of Malus domestica chromosome 02, GDT2T_hap1:
- the LOC103406581 gene encoding cytochrome c oxidase-assembly factor COX23, mitochondrial, producing the protein MASGASTPPYPSAARISDSQCYPQYTASLKCLEEYNSDKSKCQKHFDIYKECKKQERLARLERNKSRSLFS; encoded by the exons ATGGCATCGGGAGCGTCAACACCGCCGTATCCAAGCGCTGCTAGAATCTCCGATTCTCAATGTTATCCTCAGTACACTGCCTCTTTAAAGT GTCTAGAAGAATATAACTCGGACAAGAGCAAATGTCAAAAGCATTTTGATATTTACAAAGAATGCAAGAAACAGGAG AGGCTAGCTCGATTGGAACGTAACAAGAGTAGGTCTCTTTTCTCATGA